In one window of Nakamurella sp. PAMC28650 DNA:
- a CDS encoding ABC transporter permease, whose translation MTLTATGVLTTRRRRRRRRTPLTIGVALFLLFLMLVAAVIGRTLLHTSPDTQNLLAVSQAPSGAHWFGTDEIGRDVFSRVIAGARPAMIGPVIIAFSGLVISVLVGILAGYVGGVTDSVIMRTVDFIFSLPGLLLTIVVVAVTGGGYWMAIVVLSVLNAQGDIRIVRGVALEQRALPYVEAARTVGVPRWRIMYRHIFPNIAPVLVADFAVDFAGALVALSGLAFLGLGSQPGTAEWGRMLTDGQALLFDNPMAAIAPGLAIVVLAVSVNLIGDWMYERYSNRDLRSL comes from the coding sequence ATGACACTCACTGCCACCGGCGTATTGACGACCCGGCGACGCCGCAGACGACGCCGCACACCCCTGACCATCGGGGTCGCCCTGTTCCTTCTATTTCTCATGCTCGTGGCTGCGGTGATCGGGCGAACGCTGCTCCATACCTCGCCCGACACGCAGAATCTATTGGCTGTGAGCCAGGCCCCCTCTGGTGCGCACTGGTTCGGGACTGACGAAATCGGCCGAGATGTCTTTTCCCGGGTCATCGCCGGCGCAAGGCCGGCGATGATCGGGCCTGTGATCATCGCGTTCAGCGGGCTGGTGATCTCGGTTCTCGTCGGGATTCTCGCCGGCTACGTCGGTGGTGTGACAGATAGCGTGATCATGCGGACCGTCGATTTCATCTTCTCGCTCCCGGGCCTTTTGCTGACCATCGTCGTGGTCGCCGTGACCGGCGGTGGGTACTGGATGGCGATTGTGGTGCTCAGTGTCCTCAATGCGCAAGGCGACATCCGTATCGTCCGCGGTGTCGCGCTGGAACAGCGGGCCTTGCCCTATGTGGAAGCAGCCCGCACCGTCGGCGTTCCGCGTTGGCGAATCATGTACCGACACATTTTCCCCAATATCGCCCCCGTGCTCGTGGCCGATTTCGCCGTCGATTTCGCAGGTGCACTGGTAGCGCTGTCCGGACTGGCCTTCCTCGGGCTTGGCTCGCAACCGGGTACTGCCGAATGGGGGCGAATGCTGACCGACGGTCAGGCGTTGCTGTTCGACAATCCGATGGCCGCCATTGCCCCGGGGTTGGCCATCGTCGTCCTGGCAGTCTCGGTCAATCTGATCGGCGACTGGATGTACGAGCGGTATTCCAACCGTGATTTGAGATCACTGTGA